The following are encoded in a window of Spea bombifrons isolate aSpeBom1 chromosome 2, aSpeBom1.2.pri, whole genome shotgun sequence genomic DNA:
- the SMIM12 gene encoding small integral membrane protein 12 yields the protein MWPVIWTAARTYAPYITFPVALVVGTIGYHMEWFIRDTPAQVAEEQSILERREERTLQEAVGKDLTQVISLKEKLEFTPKAVLNRNRQEKS from the coding sequence ATGTGGCCCGTGATATGGACAGCAGCCAGGACATATGCTCCATATATCACATTTCCTGTGGCACTTGTAGTGGGTACAATTGGATACCATATGGAGTGGTTCATTCGTGACACCCCAGCACAAGTAGCAGAAGAACAGAGTATTTTGGAGCGAAGGGAAGAGAGAACACTTCAAGAAGCTGTTGGGAAGGATCTTACCCAAGTTATTAGTTTGAAGGAGAAGTTGGAGTTTACTCCTAAAGCTGTCCTGAATCGCAACCGTCAGGAGAAGAGCTAA